The genomic DNA TATACGTCGCCACACCTCATAGTGTGCACTATACATATATCATGAACGCTTTGAAGCACGGGAAGCATGTCCTGTGTGAGAAAGCGATCACCATGAACGGTAGGCAGCTGAAGGAGATCACAGACCTTGCATCTGAAAAGGGACTGGTGGTGGCGGAAGCCATGACGATCTATCATATGCCGCTCTATCAAAAGCTGCGTAAAATCGTTGATGCCGGGAAAATCGGAAAAGTGAATATGGTCAACGTCACATTCGGTAGCTGCAAAGAAAATGACCCGACCAACCGCTTCTTCAATCCGGATCTTGCCGGGGGAGGCATGCTTGATATCGGGACCTATGCCCTTTCCTTCACCCGTTTCTTCCTATCCAGTCAGCCGACTGAGGTGTTGACGACGGTGAAGAAGCATGACACTGGTGTGGATGAGCAGTCGGGCATTGTGCTGAAGAATGAAGACGATGAGATGGCTGTCGTGAGCCTGGCCATGCGGGCGAAGATGCCGAAGCGCGGCATTGTCGCAGGTGATCTTGGGTATATCACCGTGGACGAATTCCCGAGGGCAGATCGTGCGACGATCACTTATACGAAAGACGGGTCCGTCGAGACGATCGAAGCGGGGGAAGAAGGCAAGGCGCTTCAGTATGAAGTCCAAGCGATGAATGAACTCGTTGTGACCAAAGGTGAGAACTGGACGCTGCCTTTGTCTGAACAAGTCATGGAGCTGATGGATGAGGCCCGCAGGCAGTGGGGGCTCACCTACGACTTCGAGTGAGCGCTACACGCGGCATCGTCATCAGAACACCTGAGTCAATAGATCGTGAGGCACTTCACGGCTTCTTCCGTCTGGTCATCGAGGACACTTATCAAAAAGAAGGCATCGATCACCTGGTGGATGATCTAGAAGAGGAAATCTGCTACAAGAAGTCCCTCCTTCAAAGGCAGGGAACGGAGCGTTTTTTCCTATTGGCGGAAAAGGACTCACAGATCATCGGTACCATTGAATACGGACCGGCCAGTGAACTGATCATGACCCTGACCAATGGTGCCTATGGGGGTATCCCTGAAGTCGGGACTGTGTTTGTGCACCCGGATCATCAGAGGATGGGTGTCGGCTCCCTGATGGTGAATGCCATGCTTCTGATCCTTCTTGGGAGAGGCGTAGAAGTATTTTGCCTCGATAGCGGGTATACCCGTGCCCAGGCAGTGTGGAAGAAACGATTCGGTGAACCGGATCATCGATTCACCGATCACTGGGGTGAAGGCATGGATCATATGATCTGGAAGCGGTCCGTCCGCAGCCAGATTGTATTGTAAGGAGGGCCAGAGCGTCCTCTTTTTTTGATTTGACAATATACCTAATGGGGTATAATATAAAGGTGTAAACCAGCTCGATTTTAAGGATAGGAGGGATAGTCATGAACTATGATATGCAGGTGAAAAACCGTGTCAAACGCCTTGAAGGACAGCTCAGGGGCGTCTTGAGGATGATGGAAGAGGGGAAAGACTGTAAAGAGGTCATCACTCAATTGTCTGCAGCACGCTCAGCCATTGAACGCTCCATTGGACTTGTCGTGAGCGCCAACCTTGTGGAATGCGTCCGCGCTGCCGATGAGCAGGGGGATGAAACGGATGAGATCATTAAAGAAGCCGTCAATCTATTAGTGAAGAGCCGATAAGGAAAATGGTCATCACCATTTTTTCTTTTGCAAAATATTATACCCTATAGGGTAATTAATGAGATGAAAGGAATGGAATCATATGCAAATCATCCTATACGCCCTGTTGGCCATCGTTCTCGTTCTTATCCTATCCCGGCTCATGCCGGTAAAGGGGATCCGAATGATCTCCACGGAAGAGTTAAAAAGCGAATTTAAGAATAAAAACAAGCAGTTCATCGATGTCCGCACGCCAGGGGAATACAAAGGCAATCACATCAGGGGATTCAAAAATACCCCCCTTCAGCAGCTTCCCAAACAAATCGACACGTTATCAAAAGATAAAGAGGTAGTCGTCATCTGTCAGAGCGGGATGAGAAGCATGAACGCTGCCAAACTGCTTAAGAAAAGCGGATTTCATTCCGTCACCAATGTCAAAGGCGGCATGAACGCCTGGAGATCATAAAGGGGAGTGAGTGAAATGGATGTAAGTTTTATCGTCGTGATTTTTCTCATCGGGTTCATCGGTTCTTATATTTCCGGCATGCTTGGAATCGGAGGATCCATCATCAAGTATCCGATGCTTCTCTATATCCCCCCGTTAGTGGGCGTAGCAGCATTCAGTGCCCATGAAGTATCCGGCATCAGCGCCGTCCAGGTGTTCTTCGCTACTATTGGCGGGGTGTGGGCGTATCGAAAGGGAGGGTACCTGAATAAGACGCTCATTGCCTATATGGGTGGAAGCATCCTGATTGGAAGCTTTGTCGGGGGGTACGGCTCCAAGCTCATGTCGGAAGGTGGCATCAACTTGATCTATGGAATCCTGGCCCTCATCGCCGCGATCATGATGTTCATTCCGAAGAAGGGACTGGATGATATCCCACTAGAGCAAGTGACGTTCAACAAATGGCTGGCGGCTCTATTGTCCCTTATCGTCGGGCTCGGGGCGGGCATCGTAGGGGCAGCAGGAGCATTCCTCCTCGTCCCGATCATGCTGGTCGTCTTGAAGATCCCTACAAGGATGACGATCGCTTCTTCCCTCGCCATCACGTTCATCTCCTCAATCGGGGCCACCGTGGGGAAGGTGACCACGGGCCAGGTCGATTACGGTCCAGCCGCCATCATGGTGATTGCGAGCCTGATCGCTTCCCCCCTTGGAGCCATGGCGGGTAAGAAAGTGAATACGAAATGGCTTCAGATGATCCTTGCGCTCCTGATTACTGCCACGACCATCAAGATCTGGTGGGATATCCTGTAGGACATATTTTCAGCCTTAAGACCGATTCTAGTAAGAGGAAGAGTGAAAATTAGTAGGAAAGGGTAACATAAGGTTGTATATACCCCATACCGTAAAAGGAGGATGAAGAAGTTGGATTTTCATTACACTGTACAAGCGGATGGCACGATGAAGGAAGCCATAACGGCCCTGGAAGATGCGCTCAAAGAAGAGTCCTTTGGCATCCTCTGGACATTTGATATTAAGGATAAGTTGACGGAGAAGGGGTTCACAGTGGATGAACCCTATATGGTACTTGAATTATGCAATCCACAGGAAGCAGAACGGGTATTGAAGGAGAATAAGCTCGTAGGGTATTTCCTGCCGTGTAAAATAGTCGTTTATCAAGATCAAGGCGCAATCAAAATCGGGCTTCCGAAACCGACTGCCCTCATAGGTTTGCTCGATGATCCCGAGCTGAAGGAACTGGCAGGTGACATCGAGAGGCGTCTGATTGGATGCATCGATCGTTCTATAAAGAAATGAATTTGATAAAAGGGGTGGAGAATCATGTACTTTAAATCATTTTTTGATGAAAAGCTTGCCCATATGTCGTACCTGATCGGCTGTCAGAAAACCGGTGAAGCGCTGGTGATCGATCCGGCAAGGGATGTGGCACCCTATCAGGCGGCAGCGAAGAAAGAGGGATTGACCATTTCGGCAGCTGCCGAAACCCATATCCATGCTGACTATCTGTCGGGTATCAGGGAGCTTGCGCGTTCAGGGGGAGTGAAACTGTACGTTTCCGATGAAGGCGATCAGGACTGGAAGTATCAGTATCTTAATGACTACG from Rossellomorea marisflavi includes the following:
- a CDS encoding metal-sensitive transcriptional regulator, which gives rise to MNYDMQVKNRVKRLEGQLRGVLRMMEEGKDCKEVITQLSAARSAIERSIGLVVSANLVECVRAADEQGDETDEIIKEAVNLLVKSR
- a CDS encoding GNAT family N-acetyltransferase, with the protein product MSATRGIVIRTPESIDREALHGFFRLVIEDTYQKEGIDHLVDDLEEEICYKKSLLQRQGTERFFLLAEKDSQIIGTIEYGPASELIMTLTNGAYGGIPEVGTVFVHPDHQRMGVGSLMVNAMLLILLGRGVEVFCLDSGYTRAQAVWKKRFGEPDHRFTDHWGEGMDHMIWKRSVRSQIVL
- a CDS encoding sulfite exporter TauE/SafE family protein, with amino-acid sequence MDVSFIVVIFLIGFIGSYISGMLGIGGSIIKYPMLLYIPPLVGVAAFSAHEVSGISAVQVFFATIGGVWAYRKGGYLNKTLIAYMGGSILIGSFVGGYGSKLMSEGGINLIYGILALIAAIMMFIPKKGLDDIPLEQVTFNKWLAALLSLIVGLGAGIVGAAGAFLLVPIMLVVLKIPTRMTIASSLAITFISSIGATVGKVTTGQVDYGPAAIMVIASLIASPLGAMAGKKVNTKWLQMILALLITATTIKIWWDIL
- a CDS encoding DUF302 domain-containing protein, which gives rise to MKKLDFHYTVQADGTMKEAITALEDALKEESFGILWTFDIKDKLTEKGFTVDEPYMVLELCNPQEAERVLKENKLVGYFLPCKIVVYQDQGAIKIGLPKPTALIGLLDDPELKELAGDIERRLIGCIDRSIKK
- a CDS encoding rhodanese-like domain-containing protein → MQIILYALLAIVLVLILSRLMPVKGIRMISTEELKSEFKNKNKQFIDVRTPGEYKGNHIRGFKNTPLQQLPKQIDTLSKDKEVVVICQSGMRSMNAAKLLKKSGFHSVTNVKGGMNAWRS
- a CDS encoding Gfo/Idh/MocA family protein — encoded protein: MTKPNWGILGPGGIASSFAKAIREVNGNIAGVWARKVEKAKAFAEEHGVENVYENVESMLADDGIDIVYVATPHSVHYTYIMNALKHGKHVLCEKAITMNGRQLKEITDLASEKGLVVAEAMTIYHMPLYQKLRKIVDAGKIGKVNMVNVTFGSCKENDPTNRFFNPDLAGGGMLDIGTYALSFTRFFLSSQPTEVLTTVKKHDTGVDEQSGIVLKNEDDEMAVVSLAMRAKMPKRGIVAGDLGYITVDEFPRADRATITYTKDGSVETIEAGEEGKALQYEVQAMNELVVTKGENWTLPLSEQVMELMDEARRQWGLTYDFE